CTGCTTGTAGATACGGTTGTCCGTCAGAAGACCCTCGATATTGTCGAGGACGGTGATGAAGGGATCGCACCACTTGCCGATGTCGTCGACCAGTTCCGGCGGCAGGTCCTGGTGAACACCACCCGGGCGGAAATAGGCAGAGTGCATGCGCGCGCCGCAGGCCCGCTCATAAAAGACCATCAGCTTTTCACGCTCTTCAAAGCCCCAGACCGGCGGCGTCATCGCGCCCACGTCCATCGCCTGCGTGGTCACGTTCATGATGTGCGACAGGATGCGGCCGATTTCCGAATAGAGAACGCGGATCAGCTGGCCGCGCATGGGGATTTCCAGGCCCAGCAGCTTTTCGACGGCAAGCGCGAAAGCGTGTTCCTGGTTCATCGGCGCGACGTAATCGAGGCGGTCGAAATAGGGAACGGCCTGCAGGTAGGTCTTGGTCTCGATCAGCTTTTCGGTGCCCCGATGCAGCAGACCGATATGGGGATCGACGCGCTCGACGATTTCACCGTCCAGTTCGAGAACCAGACGCAGCACGCCGTGCGCGGACGGATGTTCCGGACCGAAGTTGATCGTGAAGTTGCGGACGTTATGCTCAGTCATTCTAGTGCTCCGCCGAGGTGATCATGGCGATGAATTCGGGGCCGGTCATGTTCTGCGTGGTCTCGGCGAATGAATAGTTCGAAGGCTTTTCATCCGTGAAAATCTGCGACGCGAACGTGAAACTGGACGGGTTGTCAAAAGCCTGCAGCGACACGGCGAAATGCTTGCCGTCCTTCGAACGCCACATCAGCGTGCTGCCGCAGTTCGTGCAGAAGCAACGCTCGCCCCATTCCGAGGACGAAAAGACGCCGAGATGCTCGTCGTTCTGGAAGGACACGCCAGCGCATTCC
This genomic interval from Agrobacterium tumefaciens contains the following:
- a CDS encoding NADH-quinone oxidoreductase subunit D, coding for MTEHNVRNFTINFGPEHPSAHGVLRLVLELDGEIVERVDPHIGLLHRGTEKLIETKTYLQAVPYFDRLDYVAPMNQEHAFALAVEKLLGLEIPMRGQLIRVLYSEIGRILSHIMNVTTQAMDVGAMTPPVWGFEEREKLMVFYERACGARMHSAYFRPGGVHQDLPPELVDDIGKWCDPFITVLDNIEGLLTDNRIYKQRNVDIGVVSLEDAFAWGFTGVMVRGSGAAWDLRRAQPYECYSDLEFDIPVGKNGDCYDRYLIRMQEMRESVKIMKQCVELLSGKHRIGPVSSLDGKVVPPKRGEMKRSMEALIHHFKLYTEGYHVPAGEVYAAVEAPKGEFGVYVVADGSNKPYRCKIRAPGYAHLQAMDFLCKGHQLADVTAVLGSLDIVFGEVDR
- a CDS encoding GFA family protein gives rise to the protein MSQVSATEHGQCLCGAVGFEAEVGAREFGVCHCSMCRRWSGGTFMAVECAGVSFQNDEHLGVFSSSEWGERCFCTNCGSTLMWRSKDGKHFAVSLQAFDNPSSFTFASQIFTDEKPSNYSFAETTQNMTGPEFIAMITSAEH